The Silene latifolia isolate original U9 population chromosome Y, ASM4854445v1, whole genome shotgun sequence sequence atccgtttggaagctagcatctgcgtaaccggttgcgcatagcttttgttcgcctccataagtcaatgcccaatctttagtcctccgtaggtacttaagaatgttcttgacagccatccaatgtgattcacctggatgctgttggaatcgacttgtcatactcaatgcatatgccacgtccggacgtgtgcatatcatggcatacatgattgatcctatagccgaggcataaggaatccgtgtcatgcgctctttctcttccggtgtctctggtgactgagacttgctcaaatgcacctctggagccataggaagaaaccccttcttggagttagtcatgctgaatctctctaggactttgtctatgtaagactcctgactgagagataacatccgtcgtgatctatctcgatagatatggatgcctagaattctttgtgcctctcccagatctttcatctggaaatggtttttcaaccatactttcaccgaagttaagagaggtatgtcattcccaatcaggagtatgtcatcgacatacaatattaggaagacaatcttgctcccactcgacttgatataaagacatggttcctcgaccgatcgtgtaaatccattttctttaatcacttggtcgaagcgatgattccaactccgagatgcttgcttaagtccataaatggaacgcttaagcttgcacactttcttaggatgttctggatcgatgaaaccttcgggttgtaccatgtacaactcttcctccaaaaagccgtttaagaaggcggttttcacatccatttgccaaatttcatagtcatgaaaagcggcaatcgctaagataatccgaatggaacgcagcatgactacgggtgcgaaaatttcatcgtagtgcaaacctggcacttgggtgaaacctttagcaactagtcgtgctttatagatatcttgttgaccttccacagaatgctttatcttgtaaagccatttgcattgaagaggacgaaccttagcaggtaagtcaacaagatcccatacgttgttctcatacatagagtccatttcggattgcatggcctcaagccatagctttgagtcggaactagtcatggcacctttataggttgcgggttcactactcgttaagagtagaacgtcatctatgtcatgttcctcgaccataccaatgtatctgtctggaggaatagagactcttcccgacctcctaggttcctcaggaacattcaccgcagccgggattgaaggaattgattcctccaatggttgctcggtagaTCTGTTGGAATCTCCGAtgtgtcgaaggttctatcactctttgcattctcgagaaattccttctctaagaatgtcgcactagccgcaacaaatacacgttgttcggttggcgaatagaagtaatgaccaagtgttcctttaggataacctataaagtatgtcttgaccgatcgcgggccgagcttatcctcgtgtctccacttgacataagcctcgcagccccaaacccgtataaaggacaagttagggaccgttcccttccatagctcatatggagtcttgtcaacagctttagacggacttcggttaagtattagagcagctgacagaagagcataaccccacaatgagtcaggcaacacggtgtgactcatcatggatcgaaccatatcaagtaatgttcgatttctccgttcggacacaccattcaaaggtgttccagtggagttaagcgtagggcaatcccacagtctttaaggtgttgatcaaactcgtgagaaagatactcgccaccacgatccgaacgcagtgttttaatctttctacccaataggttctgaccctattctcggtattccttgaatttctcaaaggattcacttttgtgcttcattaagtagacatagccatatctacttaaatcgtccgtgaaagtgatgaaatacctatagccttctcgtgcggtgattgacataggaccacatacatccgtgtgtatgagtcctaataggtcggcagccgcattccaacacctttgaaggaaatccgagtcatcttaccgatgagacatgattcacatgtgccaaatgattgaaaatcaaaggccgagatagctccattcttgatgagctgttttacgcgtttctcattaatgtgtcccatacggcagtgccatagatacgtttgatctttgtcaccaacctttaactttttattcattacgtgtaatatttcggtggtctgatctaaaacataaattccgttcatggagaccgccttgccataaatcatatcgtgtaaagagaaaatgcaagtattattctctattacaaatgaaaaaccaagtttgtcaagtgcgtaaaccgaaataatgtttttcaaagaccgggtacataatagcgattatataaaaataactcaaatccgctaggaaggcggagcacgtatgttccccttgagacggcagccactcgtgctccattcccaacacgcaagtccacctcaccctttacgaggggttcgatgtttcggagcccctgcacatgattacacagatgagaaccacaacaagtatcaagtacccaagttccgtaacttgcgtggttaatctcaatcatatgaataaaagtagaagaagaagacataccaacaatgtttaacacgaccgcctttaagtcctcatgataaacaggacatgtacgcctccaatgcccagtcttgtggcaatgatggcattccatgttttcattcttgctctttgtcgcgcccgatgaggtgctcgactcaccaagcccactcttacctggacccgacttcttgaacttcggtttacctctctAGGTTTacctcgagctttgcccttaccctttccccttgtttgttacaacgagaacatcctgttttacAGCTCCCatcgaacttcatgtccttctcggtgcatgcgagaaggagtgcgattcatggggacttttcttcaaatcattcatatagtaattcgctctaaattgcgaaaaaccatcgtggagtgagtgaagcatgcggtcaataacaatgttctcgctgatcttacaatcaagcgtctccagcttctcgacattctcaatcatgccgagaatgtgtgggctaaccgttggccctttcggagtctcgcatcaaagaagcgagtggtatgctcataggtcacgattctcggtgctttcgagaattccttggtgagcgtggtgaaaatcttgtttgcaccttgggctatgaagcgtttctgcaaattggattccattgcaaaaatgagtacgtttttaatcgcacccgcttccatgacgaaatcgttatatgtagtgatctcgttagctccagccgtggggcctgggtttgacggcatgggctcaagcagaaatttgagcttcccgtcagcagcggcaagattccgtatctttgcctcccgatccgcgaagtttgatccatcattcttcagtcgagttgactgattcatctgattcatgaagatccgaagccatgactcacggtccaatgtggcacttggcattgggtcgttcaagtgaccagccatattgttattagcagtttatgtgaacgtgatctacactgaaaaagaaagaaaacgcaaaacgaaataagcaactcatcgaggtgatttaagtctattaaaatttattttaatcgtgtagactcattgcacttgtataattgatctccctcaagaataatacaagtgatcccaagactcaatttccgtaaattgataagccaactgtttagctagttcttccgtaaaaactcttggtcgatagatttccgtaaatcctatctatagtccaccatgatcacaggatcgtacgagtgaccatagtgttgagataaaatgagtcaatcggttccaacttacccgacgtagaaggggtcatattatgcctaccgacgaagaagggattcattggagtttgacctataaagaccgttctcaatttttgtttatacgaggaagatcccatcaaccaagtttcaattcattttaagtgaacgaataactagcgtctgcgtgaatgaattaatttaggtgatggcttggaaaaatcgtgtgacatgagaatgtcaaagaaaactaactcgtgacctctatatgtgtcagttttcatgcaataattaggtggtttggttttaggcggaaaatgatgcatactatcgttacgataaaataaataaatgaatgcaatacgtaaataaaattcctagtgtggcctatcctagtaaaaagaacataatacaactttggattccaccgttggacccgaaaagcttgtcttgatgttccatctttgttcatgtagcgggagtgagcatccggtctccttctttagtcttctcaaaattacaattaaaatttacaaaatataaacctatttacattctaaataaaaactgtaattaaaagaaaaataaaaggagatacgagatctcaaaatacaaccaagaccgtgttccatcattacggtaacacgttctactaaggccacactaagttacaaccgtttgcaaaaataaataaatacgtaattaaaagcattcaaattaaacaggaacgataaataaaatgcatcaactaaattaaatttattcgtgacataattccgtaattatgttaaattatccaaaccaccaaagataattaaaattatgtgacaaaactgcttcatcaacttaattttaattcattataatccgttactttaaatcgttttaaagtaactaaattgttcgtgggtgaaccgtttcactatcaagcgagtgcataaatccgtattatgcaataaatggccgaaaaaaaaatttttttttttttttttaaaattctgCTTATACCGagagcaaaacaaaaaaaacaaaacataaaaaaaaaaatttttttctgTTCTTCACGGCCAAACCGTGAAAGacccatttttttttcttttctagcTGCTCAATGCCGTGagcaaggaaaaaaaaaaacatcagcTGCTTAAAAAAAAACGTAAGCAACATCAACCGACacaaaatcgatttgacaaaatccaattgcaatttgaacataatccggattaaaacaaaattacaattgacatgatcttcacatattgttgtaattatcgtttaaaacaacaattcgcaaagaacaaatcgaaaacaaaacaagaaaatCGTCACAAGGCACGACTTTCGATGCACAAAATTCAGCCGTGTAAATGAAAAAacagccgagacaaaaaaaattttgtgccacacgaaattttatgcaaacaattgatagatctttaacatattgcaatgaatatcgattacaaaaacaatatgcaaaaatcaaatcgaaaacaagacaaacaattaccaataccgtgtatacttgacacggttcccaagacaAGAAAAACgcagcataaaaaaaaaaattctgccgagtgCAAAACAGGCTGCCGCACGGTTTTCCAAGCATAAAAAAATCGTTTcaaaaatcgtttgatgaaaatcacatagaaaaatttacgtggcctcgctctgataccacttgaagggtaatatccgtataaaacccataatttgaaggattataacgcaaatttaatacgtgatttatagtcataaacgaaaacaacaatgaaacgataaagataagaattaaccttcggtcctagtgcaaattggcaatgagagatcaaagtagatctcctcctaaatgatgcacccaagattgtccgagaaatgcccttgtgctagaatgaatcctctaattgccttgcaatattgagagaattattttgtgagttttgcttagatgagagatctaggtttcgtAGAAaaaataatctccaaaaccctagttttttttacaaatgaaatgcttaggttaacaaaagagagagagcctctcttttgttctcatGATTCGGCCAAACTGAGTCcaaggggaggaaatgggctttcatttcctcttcatcttaactcgtagtccgacatgtaattcgctaagtgtatatgatgcggtttcattataaactgtcatcggttatcggtaattaaagcatcaactaataatacgggttagttgaattattaatacatgtccgacaaagacaatattgtataattatattcaatatacatttaattaaatataaaacgcttatattcaatttacgaattaactgcttaattcaccttagccattattatttaatccgtattaaataaaatatctcaacatcacattttgactaattattagtcaaataactcagactaacaggttagtcaaatttggcatctacatgactgtattttcataccgtcacatctctcaaacgtatcctataggtgtgacttttagggaccagttgatcaccgccatctgtatgacaataacgtcaaacttatctagcaagccaaccgttattgataaacgtggaccaactgattatgatacaaaagtataccctttgatccttttagagatttataagtccttgcactaactgtaaaggacaccagccccaacaatgaTCTATCCAAAGGACCCATAATCTATCAGCCTTTGTATAAATCCAATTCACTAGCTTTCCCACACTAGCTATATTCCACACCCCAACATCTTTGATACTCAGACCACCTTCTTTTTTACTGCAACAAACATGATGCCATGCCACCAAAGGTGCCCTGTTATATTCTGAACCCCCACACCAGAGAAAGTTCCTGCAGATACCCTCTATTCTCTTGACAACACCCTTAGGTATTAAGAAAATGGAAGCCCAATAGTTGTGCAAGGTATTCAACACAGAGTTTATAAGGACTAGTCTACCAGCATAGATGAGTTTCCTAGCCCCTATACCTCTAATCTTTGAAACAATCTTATCCAAAAGTACATTACAGTCAGCCTTGGTTAATCTGCCAGGTTGAATAGGAATACCAAAGTATTTAAAAGGGAGTTTACCTTCTTGAAATCCAGAGACCTGTGCTATATCATGTTTCAGGGACTCTGGCACTCCATTGAATACCACCTCTGATTTAGCAGCATTGACCTTGAGTCCAGAAGAGCCAGAAAAGGTAGCCAACACCCTAAGGATAAGCATGATAGATTGCACATCCCCTTTACTGAACATTAGGAGATCATCAGCAAAGAGTAAATGAGTCAATATCAAGCTCTTACACATAGGATGATATCTGAAATACCACTTCCTAGTAGCAAAGTCCATAAGTCTTGATAAATATTCCATACAGATGCAGAAAATAAGAGGAGAGATAAGGTCACCTTGCCTAAGTCCTCTCCTTCCATTAAAGAATCCAAAATGAGCACCATTAAGGTTAAGAGTATAGGTTGGAGTAGATATACAAAGCATAATCATTCTTCTAAACTTCTCAGGGAAAAGAAGAGCCTCTAACATCTGGTCTACAAAAGCCCATTCAATTGAATCATAAGCTTTTTGGAGTTCAAGCTTGAAAAGACAACGAGGAGAGGCTTTCCCTCTATTATACTGCCTAATGAGATCTTGGCAAAtcaatatattttccaaaatgcTCCTCCCTTTAACAAATGCACCTTGAGTCTTGCAGATCAAATCAGGGAGAATAAGAGCCAATCTAGAGCAAAGTAACTTGGAAATAATTTTATAAAGAACATTACAGCAAGAGATAGGTCTGTAATGCTTCACACTAGTAGGCCTGTCAATCTTAGGGATCAAAGTGATGACAGTAGAATTTATCTGAGTTAGCAACTTACCAGTGTCAAAAAAATTAATAACAGCCTCACAAATATCATTACCCACAATGTCCCAAGCATCCTTATAAAAGTGACTGGAATAACCATCAGGGCCAGGGGATTTATTTGAGGGAATACTGAAAAGACATTTCTTGATCTCATCAGTTGTGACAGGTCTATTCAGTAAGGTCCAGTGTGCCTTAGTACAACACATCCCTTGCCTGACTACATTAGAATTAACAGTATCAGTAGACTTATGAGAGCCCAGGAGTTCCTTGTAATAGTCCAAAAAAGCAGACTATATAGCAGTCCCATGAGTACAAAGTCTACCATCTTTATCCTCTATCTGGAAGACCTTGTTCATCATCACTCTTTTTTTTATAGAATGATGAAAATAAGAAGTATTTAGGTCTCCCTTCAGGGACCATTGCACCTTTGCCTTTTGAATCAAGAAGCTATCTCTGGAAATTATAAGATCCTTTAGATCATGAGCCAAATCCAGTTCCTGCTGCAGGAGATCAGCATCACTAGGGTTATCAATAAGTGCTTTCTGAAGAGTCTCTAGGGCAAGACTAGCTATATTGGTATTATTCTCTATATCAGAAAAGCATTCCATGTTGAGAGCTTTAAGAATAGATTTCAGTGCTTTAAGTTTTTTGATAATCCCAAACATCTTAGTCCCCTGATAATGTTTTGACCAACAATCAGAAACCAGAGATTTAAAATTTGGGGCAGTCCCCCACATGTTAAAGTATTTGAAGCTTTTCCTTCCCTTAATCTCAGAATTCCTATCCCGAACTGTACAAGGACAGTGATCAAAAAGGCCCTCGGGATGGAAATGAGCCACACTATCTCCAAACTGTTCAAACCATTCTAGATTCCCCATAGCACGGTCAAGCCTACTATAAACTCTCTCCAAAGGAGCCTGCTTGTTTGACCATGTAAAAAGAGTACCAGTAGCAACAATATCCTCCATACAACATATAGATACACAGTCCTGAAAATGCTCCATCTCAGCATCAGATGTGCTCCCACCCAATCTCTCAACTGGACTAAGGACGGTATTAAAATCacccaaccaaagccaaggttcaTGACAGTCCTcagaaaacttcttcaaaaatttcCACAGTTCTAGTATTCCATTAAGATCATTAAAAGCATAAATGAAAGTGAGGTAAAATCTCTTGTTATCAATTTGAGAATGAACCAACATATGTATATGTTGA is a genomic window containing:
- the LOC141629455 gene encoding uncharacterized protein LOC141629455; this encodes MGWHKGGRIWVFWKPNLFDIQFLSYSAQHIHMLVHSQIDNKRFYLTFIYAFNDLNGILELWKFLKKFSEDCHEPWLWLGDFNTVLSPVERLGGSTSDAEMEHFQDCVSICCMEDIVATGTLFTWSNKQAPLERVYSRLDRAMGNLEWFEQFGDSVAHFHPEGLFDHCPCTVRDRNSEIKGRKSFKYFNMWGTAPNFKSLVSDCWSKHYQGTKMFGIIKKLKALKSILKALNMECFSDIENNTNIASLALETLQKALIDNPSDADLLQQELDLAHDLKDLIISRDSFLIQKAKSAFLDYYKELLGSHKSTDTVNSNVVRQGMCCTKAHWTLLNRPVTTDEIKKCLFSIPSNKSPGPDGYSSHFYKDAWDIVGNDICEAVINFFDTGKLLTQINSTVITLIPKIDRPTSVKHYRPISCCNVLYKIISKLLCSRLALILPDLICKTQGAFVKGRSILENILICQDLIRQYNRGKASPRCLFKLELQKAYDSIEWAFVDQMLEALLFPEKFRRMIMLCISTPTYTLNLNGAHFGFFNGRRGLRQGDLISPLIFCICMEYLSRLMDFATRKWYFRYHPMCKSLILTHLLFADDLLMFSKGDVQSIMLILRVLATFSGSSGLKVNAAKSEVVFNGVPESLKHDIAQVSGFQEGKLPFKYFGIPIQPGRLTKADCNVLLDKIVSKIRGIGARKLIYAGRLVLINSVLNTLHNYWASIFLIPKGVVKRIEGICRNFLWCGGSEYNRAPLVAWHHVCCSKKEGGLSIKDVGVWNIASVGKLVNWIYTKADRLWDPHPPVLWYHDVWDPRVLPKQAFIGLETWLQLKLNVHSSSSSKLQRIICRVVKLAAWYAIWMQRNFARLDLTLCRPEKLTQQIQQQDHGINVLERHGDCDGILDYGVLTFNKKTKWPSWNDEVFITEMYNAQHRVRVYTEMAKSSNYSWKLPALWDLIATTVEQFCIRISRCQHTPAVLDENTLKTSAGQLVDVEIAKEIFVDVPICHTMVF